In the Candidatus Cloacimonadaceae bacterium genome, one interval contains:
- a CDS encoding transposase, producing the protein MTRFLGRFNSQGLNEHLRENICTKFLPKLLDAANITSDSLRFDSTVVTRYGEQDGAKRGYNPSKKGRLSHQPQIAFLGSGYTVNFWNRSGNISSGNGIVDFFNQTILSIPGIKVERVLADSGYYKQKIIKALEAGGYEYVISAPISQIIQRKIHAMKDWTTIAHGLEIAEFEFAHSAEHWGQARRYVVVRQEVEVRPKAPGKQLTLFAETYDGSRYRHSLMVTNNETDSPHDIWSSYKPRANDENVTLEHERWFWLINI; encoded by the coding sequence TTGACCCGTTTCTTAGGCAGGTTTAATAGTCAAGGGTTGAATGAGCATCTTCGAGAAAACATCTGCACTAAGTTTTTGCCCAAGTTGTTAGATGCGGCAAACATAACCTCAGACAGTCTGCGCTTTGATTCTACTGTTGTTACGCGGTATGGAGAGCAAGACGGAGCCAAGCGGGGCTATAATCCATCTAAGAAAGGCAGGCTTTCTCATCAACCTCAGATCGCATTCTTGGGCAGCGGATACACCGTGAATTTTTGGAATCGATCCGGTAATATCTCATCCGGCAATGGGATAGTAGACTTTTTCAATCAAACGATCCTATCTATTCCGGGAATAAAAGTAGAGCGAGTGCTGGCAGACAGTGGCTATTACAAGCAAAAAATTATCAAAGCACTTGAAGCTGGAGGGTATGAATATGTGATATCCGCGCCTATCAGTCAGATTATACAGCGGAAAATCCATGCTATGAAAGACTGGACTACAATAGCACATGGATTAGAAATAGCTGAATTCGAGTTTGCGCATTCAGCCGAACACTGGGGTCAAGCCAGACGCTATGTGGTGGTTCGGCAAGAAGTTGAAGTCAGACCAAAAGCTCCCGGCAAGCAACTAACCCTTTTCGCAGAGACATATGATGGCTCAAGGTACAGACACTCGCTGATGGTAACTAACAACGAGACCGATTCACCTCATGACATCTGGAGTTCCTATAAGCCGAGAGCGAATGATGAGAATGTCACCTTAGAACATGAAAGATGGTTTTGGCTTATCAACATATAA